From one Catenuloplanes nepalensis genomic stretch:
- a CDS encoding O-antigen ligase family protein: protein MSTRKMASASMANLLIPLSGLLTSPFLSRELGPEGRGLYAAITLPIIVCGWLGTAGLQDALTYHLREGRLSRRAAATVSLVAAVPLGLLGVALLAAVGLFVFADDRGHYDQLLVLALFAPAHILANLLIGALTGESDILGVNLVKVVPALIRTVMVVIACLAFDLSAFWAGLLFLASVLAGLALGLARLLRAGPQEAARAEPGVPVRSLLAYSLMCLPGVLAGISTARLDQIIGLPVIGAKELGYYAVAVSVAEIPMVIGVAARTVLMGRSSAADRRLAARPARLATLASLVACASLAAAAPLAVPWVFGGAFAPAVLPTVILCAATVLYTSVVIMGAVLLADGRPGRSSAALVAGAVVGVVLLLVLAPFGAVGAAVASLAGYGVSLAVAVWAVVRNGPGWTPRMLTVPYADDIAAARDWMHRSPVVVRVVRLARGTGVGTIGAVVLLSLAWLRTVVPSLVEMFISGRPAFNAPDDVVPGVADVLGDAISLAFVAVAAALAAVGVLRGRPDRWPWLIVVLGPLVAITVAGLVNQQLPGLVTLALPLAAAAVWLCPPDPRALVAIGALGTASAVLSILMAVLRPDLGLISGEAAGDKSVLLGGLLAGPFLHSNVLGIGLALSLPFVFGVGSRLVRGGMLLVVFLAVAWTGARTAQLAVAAVLLVHLVIRYAPRRWRGGAWLLSAPVAAGFALVVAVPLLTRDPDGFTERGRIWQALLGRWADRPLLGWGPGVFDRPELADALGGRFTHGHNVLVHLLVVGGLLAAVLFAGLVVLAWRQSLAPARAGQPAPVLFLVALALVSLLEASHVSTTLTGYLTWLPLVLIVRLGPIRPAAPVGGGPAEPTQKMVVSRT from the coding sequence ATGTCCACCCGCAAGATGGCGTCGGCCTCCATGGCCAACCTGCTGATTCCGCTCAGCGGCCTGCTGACGAGCCCGTTCCTCTCCCGGGAGCTGGGGCCCGAGGGGCGCGGCCTGTACGCCGCGATCACCCTGCCGATCATCGTCTGTGGATGGCTGGGCACGGCCGGACTGCAGGACGCGCTGACCTACCACCTGCGCGAGGGCCGGCTGTCCCGGCGGGCCGCGGCCACGGTCAGCCTGGTCGCCGCGGTGCCGCTGGGCCTGCTCGGCGTGGCGCTGCTCGCCGCGGTGGGACTGTTCGTCTTCGCCGACGACCGCGGCCACTACGACCAGCTGCTGGTGTTGGCGTTGTTCGCACCCGCGCACATCCTGGCCAACCTGCTCATCGGAGCGCTGACCGGTGAATCGGACATCCTCGGGGTCAACCTGGTCAAGGTGGTGCCGGCGCTGATCCGTACCGTCATGGTGGTCATCGCCTGTCTCGCCTTCGACCTCAGCGCGTTCTGGGCCGGGCTGCTGTTCCTGGCGTCGGTCCTGGCCGGCCTCGCCCTCGGGCTCGCCCGCCTCCTGCGGGCCGGCCCACAGGAGGCGGCCCGAGCCGAGCCGGGCGTGCCCGTTCGTTCGCTGCTCGCGTACTCGTTGATGTGCCTGCCCGGTGTGCTGGCGGGAATTTCCACCGCCCGTTTGGACCAGATCATCGGGCTGCCGGTGATCGGAGCGAAGGAGCTCGGTTATTACGCCGTCGCCGTCTCGGTCGCGGAGATTCCCATGGTGATCGGCGTGGCCGCCCGTACCGTGCTGATGGGCCGGTCGTCGGCGGCGGACCGTCGTCTGGCCGCCCGGCCGGCGCGGCTGGCCACGCTCGCCTCACTGGTCGCCTGCGCATCGCTGGCGGCGGCCGCCCCGCTGGCCGTGCCATGGGTCTTCGGCGGCGCCTTCGCCCCGGCCGTGCTGCCCACCGTGATCCTCTGCGCCGCCACTGTGCTGTACACCAGCGTGGTCATCATGGGCGCCGTCCTGCTCGCCGACGGCCGGCCGGGCCGCTCGTCCGCCGCCCTGGTCGCCGGTGCGGTGGTGGGCGTCGTCCTGCTGCTGGTCCTGGCGCCGTTCGGGGCGGTGGGCGCGGCCGTCGCCAGCCTCGCGGGCTACGGAGTCTCGCTCGCCGTGGCCGTGTGGGCCGTCGTCCGGAACGGACCGGGGTGGACGCCGCGCATGCTGACCGTCCCGTACGCCGACGACATCGCGGCCGCGCGGGACTGGATGCACCGCAGTCCGGTGGTCGTCCGGGTGGTCCGGCTGGCCCGCGGTACCGGCGTGGGCACGATCGGCGCCGTCGTCCTGTTGAGCCTGGCGTGGCTGCGTACGGTCGTCCCCAGCCTGGTGGAGATGTTCATCAGCGGCCGGCCGGCGTTCAACGCCCCGGACGACGTCGTGCCCGGGGTGGCCGACGTCCTCGGCGACGCCATCAGCCTCGCCTTCGTCGCGGTCGCCGCGGCCCTGGCCGCGGTCGGCGTGCTGCGGGGCCGGCCGGACCGATGGCCGTGGCTGATCGTGGTGCTCGGGCCGCTGGTCGCGATCACCGTCGCCGGCCTGGTCAACCAGCAACTGCCCGGCCTGGTGACGCTGGCGCTGCCGCTGGCCGCGGCGGCGGTGTGGCTGTGCCCGCCGGACCCGCGTGCGCTGGTCGCGATCGGAGCCCTGGGTACGGCATCGGCCGTTCTCTCGATCCTCATGGCGGTGCTCCGCCCGGATCTCGGCCTGATCTCCGGAGAGGCGGCCGGCGACAAGAGCGTGCTGCTGGGCGGTCTGCTGGCCGGCCCGTTCCTGCACTCCAACGTGCTCGGCATCGGGTTGGCCCTGAGCCTTCCGTTCGTCTTCGGTGTCGGCTCCCGCCTGGTGCGCGGGGGGATGCTGCTGGTCGTGTTCCTGGCCGTGGCGTGGACCGGTGCGCGCACCGCGCAGCTGGCGGTGGCCGCCGTCCTGCTCGTCCACCTGGTCATCCGGTACGCGCCGCGGCGGTGGCGCGGTGGCGCCTGGCTGCTGTCGGCACCGGTGGCGGCCGGGTTCGCACTGGTCGTGGCGGTGCCGCTGCTGACCCGGGACCCGGACGGTTTCACCGAACGGGGCCGGATCTGGCAGGCGCTGCTGGGCCGGTGGGCCGACCGGCCGCTACTGGGCTGGGGACCGGGCGTCTTCGACCGTCCCGAGCTCGCGGACGCGCTCGGCGGCCGGTTCACCCACGGGCACAACGTCCTGGTCCACCTGCTGGTCGTGGGCGGGTTGCTGGCGGCCGTGCTGTTCGCCGGACTGGTGGTCCTGGCCTGGCGGCAGTCCCTGGCGCCGGCCCGCGCCGGTCAGCCGGCCCCGGTGCTGTTCCTGGTCGCGCTGGCCCTCGTGTCACTGCTGGAGGCGTCGCACGTGTCCACCACACTGACCGGATACCTGACCTGGCTGCCGCTGGTGCTGATCGTGCGGCTGGGACCGATCCGGCCCGCCGCGCCGGTGGGCGGTGGGCCGGCCGAGCCGACTCAGAAAATGGTGGTGTCGCGGACGTAG